One segment of Magnolia sinica isolate HGM2019 unplaced genomic scaffold, MsV1 ctg351, whole genome shotgun sequence DNA contains the following:
- the LOC131236294 gene encoding uncharacterized protein LOC131236294 → MFCFILRRNVLQQIITTDLTTPSLTHLYSSLFLQNPSSLSNTTITTTQNPSSFTVSYLINSCGLSQESAFSASQKIQLKSPEGPDSVLKLFQNHGFTNTHIAEIIAKRPLLLLSSVNKTLKPKLDFFHSMGLTGPTLSKILSADPGLLYRSLNNQIVPAVDFLKSFVHTDENIATSFKHYTRFSGRILKK, encoded by the coding sequence ATGTTTTGTTTCATCCTTAGAAGAAATGTCCTCCAACAAATCATAACCACTGATTTAACAACACCATCACTTACCCATCTCTACTCTTCCCTTTTCCTACAAAACCCATCATCCCTCTCAAACACCACCATCACTACAACTCAAAATCCCTCCTCTTTTACAGTCTCATACCTCATAAACTCATGTGGGCTCTCTCAAGAATCAGCTTTTTCAGCTTCCCAAAAAATCCAACTCAAATCCCCAGAAGGGCCAGACTCTGTTCTCAAACTCTTCCAAAACCATGGATTCACCAATACCCACATCGCAGAAATCATCGCCAAGCGTCCGTTGCTTCTCTTGTCCAGCGTCAACAAAACCCTCAAGCCCAAGCTTGATTTCTTCCACAGCATGGGCCTTACTGGCCCCACCCTCTCAAAAATCCTTTCTGCCGACCCTGGACTCTTATATCGCAGCCTAAACAATCAGATCGTTCCAGCCGTCGACTTCCTTAAGTCTTTTGTCCACACCGACGAAAACATTGCAACTTCCTTTAAGCACTATACCCGCTTTTCCGGAAGAATCTTGAAAAAGTGA